The following DNA comes from Neovison vison isolate M4711 chromosome 13, ASM_NN_V1, whole genome shotgun sequence.
TGTCACCTTTGATCTTAGAAACAAACTAAGACATGGGACAGTCTGTACTCTAAGTGGCACCCAGATTTACTCCATGAGCAGATATATGTATggtattctttctctctaaaatacagcTGTATTTAGAACAAAAGTTGACCATGAAATGGGAAAACCAAGTACTTACCAGTATCCTCAACAGCCAGTTTATATGTATCAAGGAGGGTATAGTGTTCTCCAAATTGTAATTTAAAGACATCAAACTAGAGTTAAATTCAGTGGGtttatacttaatatttattacataacCACCATTCACATGGCAGAGCACAAGGGTCCTAGAGGTTAAAAGGAATGACATTTAATCAGTGGGGAGGCTCTTTCTCAATACATAAAGAAATGAGATGGCCAAGGTCTTTTCACCATCTTTTAAGTGCCCCACTGGAAGAAACAGTCACAAATCTTTCATGTCctaaaaaatctgaatataaaTTACTATGAGGTAATAAACACATAAAGACATTGTATGTGTATGTCAGAGGGATACAATTTAAGAATTATCCTAGAGCCAAATGAGAATAAAACACTGAAATTCTTTTAAGAACACATTGATAGCTGCTATCTGAGTGTCCACTCTGAGACAGGTATTAGGCCAAGCTTTTCACATTCACCAGCTCCTCAGTTCTTAAAACAACCTATCAGGTATATATCATTTTACAGTTGGGGAAACAAGTTCAGCAAGGATGAATTGGCCAAAGGTTGATCAACTTTTAAAGTAAAACTGTCTTCTCTCCAGGAAATGGAATGTAAGGTATAGTGTTGTGGAGTTCAGAATTCAATTAAATCAACTTCATAAATTAAAGTCAtagattagggcacctgggtggctcagttgggtgactgcctttagcttgggtcatgatcctggagtcccacattgcgctccctgttcagcggagagtctgcttctccctctgaccctcccccttctcgtgctcactctcattctatctcaaataaataaaattttaaaaataaagtcacagaTTAATTCTGCATAAGACCTAAGCTTTGATATCTTTTTTGAACTTAACCATGTTTCCACCTCAGTACCtaaattctaactttttttttttttcccaagattttatttattggggtgcctgggtggctaagtgggttaagccactgccttcggctcaggtcatgatctcagggtcctgggatcgagccccgcatcaggctctctgcttggcggggagcgtgcttcccttcctctctctctgcctacctctctgcctacttgtgatctctgtcagataaataaataaaatctttaaaaaaaaaaaaaagattttatttatttatttgtcagagagagagagagtgtgtgtgtgcacaagcaggtgaagtggcagagagaggcagagagagaagcaggctcccactgagcaaggagcctgatgtgggactcaatcccaggatactgggatcatgacctgagccgaaggcagcggcttaacccaccgagccacccaggcgcccctaaattctaACTCTTACGTGGCTTATgaacagggtgtctgggtggctcagatggctaagcactcagctcttgattttggctcagatcatgatctcagaatcatgagattgagccccatgtcaggatccatACTGGGgatagagcctgcttgggattttctccttctcccactgtctTCTGACACATAAAGATGTCACATGTGTGTACCAGAgggatataatttaaaaattatcctagagccaaaatgagaataaaacacTGAAATTCTTTTAAGAACACGTTTATAGCTGCTATCTGAATGTCTACTGTGAGGCAGGTATTAGGCCAAGCTTTTCACATTCACCAACTCCTCAGTTCCTAACCTATCAGGTATATATCATTTTACAGTTGGGGAAACAAGTTCAGCCAAGACCCACCCCCACTGtgtgctcttaaaaaaaattttttttttcaaaagtggcTTATGAACATGATTGGTAATATATAAACCACCCTAGAGACCCATGCTATGGGCTTCAGCAACCCTGCTGAGATTCCAAATATACCCTAAATACCACTGAAGGCTAGTCAGATGAATGACCCtgacctgcttcccagcatttgCATGTGAACATGAGGTCATGAGGTACCCTTCTAGACTGATTCTTCACATGATTTCATTAAGGcctgggggggtggaggggagttgCTTAAATTCAGTTATATTCTGACATCTAAGTTTCCCACaataaaatacagtataataTACATCACATTCGATCCGAGATGATATAActgcaaaaaaaaggaaaaaaaaaggctacatctttattgaaataaaattaatccaATGAGTGGGTCTGAGAAAGCACAAATCAGTTGGTCAGGGCAATAAGAGCCTCTACCACGTTGCCCATGTGTTCCCTTAAGCTCCGTTCTGCAGCTGCTCTTGAGATCTCCATCTCTGTCATCTGCAGGAAAAGGATCGAGAATGTTACCTAAGTTTCTTCCGGGGCATTAAAATGCCACCAAGACTTGCTGACTCGACTTGTTTCAGTAAACAACCCCAATTAACCAATGTAAGCTCTGCCCATAGGCTAGGTAGGCTTTACTACTCACTATCAGCTCCAGATCTTCCTTCTTAATCGTGACTTTGGCCAGTTCCTTCTCCCTGCAAATATTCATGTACATTAGTCCTCATTCTCTACCTCCACCATTATCGTTCTCAGCTGTGCCTTACAAATAAATGACTCCCAACGAACACTGCTGAGTGAAAATACAAAATGACTCTCACGCCCTCACCTAAcatccccatccccttccctctttAGTCTTTATAGCAGGCAGCAGGTGCTGTCAGGCCTTTCCTTCCACCAAGAAAGTAAGGTTGTAAACTTCATACATGTAGAAATCGGTGACAGAGTTGAAGAACGGTACAAGATACAAACGCTTAACGATAGCTTTTATTTTCGAATGGGGGAAAGTGAGGAACTGGTAGGACTGACTGTGCCTACGGAAGACTTACCGCTCCTGTTTGGCTTTCTGCTCCCGGGACCGTCTATCTCCAATCACGGACATGGCCTATGAGAAAAACAGATCTCCTTACCGCTCTGCCACCCACAATTCCCAATAATCTAAAAAGGTGTAAGAAGCTGGCGGCGGGTTGTGTGTGTCTATTCACATGAGTGTATCAGGAACCAAGGCCTAGGTTTAACTCAATTCTGTGCACCTACGGGCCACTTTAAACACAATCTCCATCAAGCTCCCTTTCGCAAGCGGCGGGCTCCAATGACGGTTTCCCTCGTGCCTCCTCTCGCCAACCGGACGGGAAGCCCGTCCTGGAGCCGGGATTCCAGTTACAACCTGAGAGGCCCCTCAGCTCTCAGCCCGCCCAGACACGCTCACGGCCAACCTCACCGTCTCCAGATTGGAACTCTGGATCTCCTTCTCCTCCGCATAGTCGGTGACTCTCTCCAGGTCCGCTGCACCGCTGTCATGTTTCCGTGGCTTCTCGGGAGGCCGCTCCGGGCCGCTGGTCTCCGTCTCCAACTCCAGTTCCACATCGCCCTCGGTAGCCATACCGATCCCACCGTGCCGCTGCACAGGCCCCGCCCGCTCACGAAGACTTCCGGTAGCTTCCCCGAAACTTCCGCCGGGAGAGGATGAGGCGGGGCTGACCTCGGGCCACACCTTCACCACTGTTCTGGATTCTGGAAACTTCAGCCAGGAAAGCGGGTAGCCGCTGAGACTTTTGGAGGTTCTAGTGTTGTTTTCTGCGAGGCCCTCTCCCACAGCTAACCACTCCAGACCTTCCCATCCGACATCCTTCTCACCTAGATCCTACCCACTCcatcccaaccctcctccccagcccccaattCCGTTCAACCAGGAAGGATGACGTCTAAACCTAAACCAATTAGGAATGCTAATCCACTAGAGGCCAGATTTGCAAACTGCTCCCTAATCTGGAGAGAACAGCCTGTGTGGCCCAAAGGCCCTGGAGAGAGAGTAGCTTTACATCGACATTTGCATTCACCACATCCCGGAGGTCGGTGTTCTTTTCCTGATGTCTGTCCCCGTTCTTCTTTAGAGTGGGTGACCACCCCAGCACTGTGGCAGCCCATGGCGGAGGACAAACGAAAGCTGCtactttctcatcttccttccATCTGGTAGACCTAGGTCTAATCCCTGGGACAAGGATGGTGGGTGCAAAGGCTGTCACAGGCCCCAGCACCTCCCTCCGCCTGGCACAACGCACTGAAGTCAGCAGTATTATGGTGAATCCTCCCTTCTATCAGGTGAGAGTATACTTGGGCGGAGGGGCTTGAAAGGTCCCCTGATCAAGAactatctgaaaaaaatgaagggaatgGTAGCTGAAGCTGGGGAGGAAAACCCACAGGAGCGAATAAAAATGATAGGCTTTCCTTTCACCTCAGAAGCCTTTCCGTTTCTTTGCCCCTGAGACTACGATCATTTAAAcctctcctcccacttcccaGTACCAGATCTGCAGGTTTACAGAAAGGTGAGAGGTCAGGTGTGACTTGGGCTTTTAGGAAGGTCTGCTCAAGCCTGCATCAGCTCTTATGATGAAAGCTCTACTTGATGTCAGTGGAAGGCAATCCTAAATAGCTTGGAACCAGATTCTGAGAATTCCTGagtaaaaggagagaagaaaagggaaagggaaatttTGGAATTCAGCCTCATGGGTTAATCTAATGCATACATTAATGTAAGCTTTTCCTCAGCAAATCTCCATCTTGCTGCTCAACCCCCAGGTGTCCTGCTGTGGGCCTGTTCCCTGTACCTGCTGCTGCCATTCTAGGTGCCCCCTTGTCACAGAATCTACTTGTAGCCGCCTGTTCTACATCCTCCTCCATCTGGGGTCCTCAGCAGTCTGCTGCCTCCTGCTGTCAAAGACAGTAGTGGAAAGGGTCTGGGGGAAGGAACATGGGGTAAGTGAGAGGGTTCGGGTTGCcaacaggaaaaggagaaaagaaaccctCAGACAGAAGATTCAGATTGGGGGGTAAGGGACAAGTGAATGGATATACCCATGAGAAGCAGGTACCTCTCTATACATGATGATTCGCCCTGCCATTTCTCACATGCACTCTCCCTCCAGATCCAGATGCCCTCAGGGTTGTGTGCCCATCTGTTTGGCCACCCTCACTGCCCAGTGCTCAGTGGCTCTGGAGCTGTGTACCGCGTATGTGCAGGAACTGCCACCTTCCACCTGCTGCAGGCTGTGCTACTAGTCCAGCTCCATTCCCCTACCAGCCTGAGAGCCCAGCTCCATAACAGGTTTGTGTATATACACTTTGGGTGGGGTAAGGATGAGGAGGAAAGTAAGCATAAGCTGAGTAAAGGAAATTCCAAGATGAAGTGTGTAAAAACTCCAAAATAAGCTTTAAGTTCCTGCTTCCACCATACTTACTGTGTGACCATGAGCCCCATATACTTACCCTCTTTGaacatctaatttttaaaatgaagataattgtGGGGTTATTATATGCAAACCCTTTGTCAACTGTGAAACATTGTCCAGATGTTATTACGTGGTATCTGAGAGAATTTGGAATAGGCTAGGATGGGCCTGTTTCCAGCCCCTCTGACATGGGACTGGTTCCTCCTTCCCTCTATTtagttctcttctcttctctttcctatagttttgctttctcctttgcCTTTTCTTGAGTCTTGTTTTGTCTCCTAACCAGCTTCTGGCTCCTCAAACTGCTGttcctgctaggtctctgtgctGTTGCCTTCTGCATCCCCGATGAGCATCTCTTCCCAGGTACCTTCCATCTCATATCCTAATCAGTAGGCATAAGCTAATAGATGTTCTAAGAAAAAGTgagggtaggaaaaaaaaacaggagtaATGACATGGTCAGCTACATTTTCCCGCTGGTGCCACCTACTTGCAGCCTGGCATTACATTGGCATCTGTGGAGGCTTCACATTCATCCTGCTGCAGTTGGTGCTTATCACAGCCTTTGCCCATTCCTGGAACAAAAACTGGTAAGGCGCACCTAACCCTAAAGGCTCTTCCTGGGAAGGTTGTCTGACCTGGGAAGGTTGTCCAACCCAGTGTGGTCGAACAAAAGGCATGACAGGTCAGTGGTCCCTAACTTCCCACTAAGCAGTACCAAAAAGTTCAGAAACATGACTCTGTGGGCTAGGTGGGATGGGTAGTAACACCAGTGTTCTGGAAGAGGGGAAATAGTAATGGGCAAGAGGAGTTGGAGCCCCAAGCCACTGTCCACCGCCTACCCTTAGGCAGACTGGTGCAGCCCAGGACTGCTGCTGGTTCCTGGCGGTACTGCTGGCCACCCTGGGATTCTACAGCATGACAGGTGTGGCAGCTGCGCTCCTGTTCCACCACTACACACACCCAGCTGGCTGCCTGCTCAACAAGATGCTGCTTAGTCTGCACCTTTGTTTCTGTggcctcctctcctttctctccatcgCTCCCTGCATCCGCCTCAGTGGGTACATGCCTTGCAACATTCCAAATCTGGAAGGCCTTTAGTATAGAAAAATTCATTAGCTTCCCTAATCTTAGTCAATTGCCTGCTTCCTCCTAAGGGTGGGGAGAAGTATAGATAGGGGTATGAGTGGAAGAAACTTCTTCTCTGTAGACAAAAGCAATGATCTCCATTCTCCCCAGGGCAACCCCGTTCTGGCCTTCTACAAGCCTCTATCATCAGCTGCTATATCATGTACCTGACTTTCTCTGCACTGTCCAGCCGTCCTCCAGAAAATGGTAAGGACCAGACCTGGATTCCCCAGGTTAAAACTTCTTTTGTTCCTGCCAAATACTTAGCTCTTGTTCTTACCAcctttcttgttttcccttctcAGTATTCCTTGAAGGACAAAATCACACTCTGTGCCTCCCTGTCCTAAGTAAAATGGAATCGCAAACACCAGATACTTCTCTGGCAGTGCTAAGTGCTGGCATCATGTATACTTGTGTCCTTTTTGCTTGGTGCGTAAAGGTATCAAGGGGAGAGGTGTAAGAGAAGGGAGAATACCCAGGACAGAGAAGGACGGTCAGGAGACTGTCTGGGACCACGGTTTATTTGAACTTTAGAGAAAGACAAGAGTGAGGGAAGTTCCCCATAAACAGAAACAATTTCTAAAAATAGCACTTGTCAGATGATCTGTATCAGATGAAGAGGGCAAGGAGAATGActtgagaattaaaaatatgtacaaagGTTTTAGGGCCCTCACATGAtgagatttataaatatttgggggaaacaggctctggAAATATAATACCCTCCTGAGGATTACCAATATGGACCAGCTAGCAGTATATACTCTCAGGCAATCCTCCTGCTATTTGACTGGACCTGCTTGAGAACTGTCTCTTCTTTCTCAGCAATGAGGCTTCCTACCTGGCTGAGGTATTTGGGCCCTTGTGGATTGTCAAGGTTTACAGCTATGAGTTCCAGGTGAGGATGGAGAGCTCAACAGCCCCAATGCCCTTCCCCCCTCACACACAGACAAAGATAGACACACATCCTACCAACCTCTACCCAGAATGCTCAGATTCTAGCTGCTGTTACCTTTTATTAAGTACCCACAATGTGCTAAGCACTGTGCTACTTTACattcatcatctcatttaatttaatcctcacaacaaccctgtgaggtaggtatttgctccattttacaaatggagaagTTGAGGCACAAAAGGTTAAACATCTTACCAAAGTTTTCATAGCCAGTTATATGTTGgagctagaatttgaacccaggcgtGCCTCCACTTTTTACGCCAGACTAATCTTTTCAAAGCGGAATTTCCTATATTAATACCCTCACATTCTTTAAAATGTCATTCCAAAACATGCTGCCTTTTGTTTTACAGAAGCCCTCACTCTGTTTCTGCTGCCCTGAAACGGTGAAACCAAAGGAAGGTGAATGTCATTAAGAATGTCCCTAAAAGAGTGTAGATTTCTGCAGAGTGCCAAAGAGCCCTGGAGCGCCTTCACAAAAGaaactgggggaggagggaagaagtgtttcagccacactgctgctagcagtccttccctctctccaggcCAGAGGGCTGGGTCTGTCAGGCCAGCTGACCGAGAGAcctctccagctcctccagcACAAGCCCAGCATCTCTCCTACAGCTATTCTgccttccattttctcttcttccttgcaTCACTCTATGTCATGGTTACCCTTACCAACTGGTTCAGGTAGGATGGAAGTGGGCCTGGGATATATATACTCCTGAAAACCCGTTTTAGGAAGAGCAATTTAAGGCCAGTCCTAAGGGTTCTCAGGAGACACATGGGTCCACCATTATCTTTGGTGGGGAGGTAGGACAGGTCTGAAAGCTAAGGTCCTATGTATTCTCTAACAGGATACTTTGGTTCCACAGCTATGAGGGAGCAGAACTGGAAAAGACCTTCACCAAGGGTAGCTGGGCTACCTTCTGGGTCAAGGTTGCCTCATGCTGGGCCTGTGTACTCCTCTATCTTGGGCTGCTATTGGTACCACTCTGTTGGTCCACCACCCAGGACTCCCAGCCACCTCCTACATTCAGGGGACCCGGCCTTCCCAGAAGTACTACAAGGTAACAAATACTCAGTCTAGGTACTGTTAACTGGGGTTCCCTTAAGGTCATACTCCCTGTCTTGACTCAGGAACTGCCCAGCCCAGCAGGTACCTCAAGGACACAATGGGCAGTTATCTCCCCCTTGAAGTCAGTACTATTTTTGAACAGGAGATAGTGGCCATACATACTCTAATGCCATGGGAAGAGTGTCTCACTCACTGGAGCTAGTGTTACATCTTTACCCTAGCTCAAGAACCTAACTCCCAAGTCAGCAGCTCAGAAACCACTGCTGATCCCAGCAGACAGTGCGGCACTAGCCCTTTCCTGGCTCTCACAGTGGAGATGGGGGCAGGGAAAGACCAACAGGGACTGAAGACTTACTTGGCTCTGCCCttggagataaaaagaaaaacaagcagttCAGCCCTGGGCACAGGGAGATAAGCAGCCCAGAACAAACCAGGACACGGAAAGAAAGGACCAGAGACCACCCTAGGTTTTATCCTGATCTTGAGGTCAAAGGAAGTGGGAAGACAAAAACCACCCTCAATACACGAAGAATGACAGAACAGAAGAGAATGTGAACACTAGAGAGCAGCTGACCGTGGGAAGTCAGTGAGCAGCAGGATTTGGGGGCCAACTTTCAAGCAAAGTTTCAGGCGAGCAAAATgaggaagaatgagaaagagggGCATAAACTTAGGTCTTGAAGTCTTCCTAGACCCTCAACTCCATCCTTGGGATGGTGTTCAAGGTCTGGGTGGGGGacaaaaatcacagaaagaaGTTCCTAAAGTTCTTAGAGGATTCCTCTACCACATACTTGGAGTACTTGTCTGTTTGTTGtagtaaaataaagaatttcctCTGTGATGTTTCACTTAGTCTATATATCTACAACCTTTTGGAATCTCAAGTTCTCTCCCCTTTTGGTGGGAAAGGGCAGCCATTCCTCCATCCCCATCCCCCCAAATCCCCAGTCAAACCAGGCGCTCAAGAAATTACAAAGCTACTTTTAATACTTTGGGGTGAGCCCCACAGGAATAAAAAACACTGGGAAGGGGtaaccccctcacccccaggcgTGGCCCAGGGGGAGAGAGGCTACCTGAGGGGAAGGAAGCACAAAAGGGACCCGCTGCAGACTCAGGGCAAAGGGAATGCCATCGGTGCTGGGACCTGTGAGCACTACAGGAGAAAACGCGAGCGTGGTGGGACTGGCTCCAGGCACACAGGCGAAGGGCAAGAGGGTTGGACACGAAGCCACAAAGCTACTTGGGTTCCTCCTTCTTCTCGTTTGCCTTTTTCTGCTTCTGCTGCATGATCTCCGAGTCCCTGGGGGTAGAGATGATGGGGCACTGGGAGGTACCAGAGGGCAAAAAGGACAAGATGCAGGGGGATGAAGGGCACAAAGGATAAGATGGAAGTGGATGGGACAAAATTCAGCGTGTGCCTGCTATATTCCCACCCTAGGAGAACAAGAGGAAGAGAGCTGAGGCTTAAAAGGCAATCAGTCTCTATCTGGCTGTTGCCTAAGGGGTCAGAAGTCTGGCCACACAGGCCCAAGGCTATTCTTTGCTGAGTACCACACCCAGCAACACCACTGAgaaggttgggagaagggaggagaaactGAACACCAAAGAGGGCCGTAAGTACCGTGCTGTCATAACCACCACTGCATTTGAAATGTGAAGCTCCCTGCCCTTGCCCTTAAGGTCAGACTCAGGGGCACTCAGAAATCAACCGTGGGCAGGCACCCGCCCCAGTCCCTTCCTGTCAGGCTGTGAGCTAACAATTtagagggtggggaggaaataAAACTCTAGAGGAAGCAATGCACTCTGCCCCTCACTAGTCCAGACGTAAACCCTGAGGTAGCTCTCTTTCCTGGTACAACCCTCGGTCTAGCCCAGgtctcacccctcccctcccttcccttcccctccctggggcTACCTCTGCTTGCGGGCGGCAGCAGAAAGCCCGTCATCTCGGCGCTTTCCCTTAACCGAGTCGCTCTgctttttcatattcttctgGCGGGCGAGCTCGCGCTGGTTACCGCCTAAAGAAAGAAGGTAAAAGGTGAGGCGCGGGGGGCCTTTATGGCCACACACAAGCGACCCTCCTCCCTCACCCGGACACCAGCAGGGTCCAGCGCTTATTCCTCTGTCCCGGCCCATTTTGGGGCCTAGGCTACTGAGTGGGGCAGGAGCATGGGGGGGTGCTGGTGGCAAACTGCCACGGGGCAGGTCAGACTGGGAGGTGGAGAACGGTTCCGAGGAGCCCGCTAAAGGCGTGTTTCGAGTTTCGGGGCGGCACGGGGGTCCAGACTGGTGGTGATGTGTGGACAGTTTGGATCTCTGTGGGGGATGGGCTGCGATCTGGAGTAGGGGGCTCTGGGCCTATCACAGGGGCGCGGGGCTTCTCGCCACGGCGCGGAAGGTCGCGGAGGGCCTTTGCTTGACTGGAgcgggagaagggggagggggttcTCAAGAAGTGGCGGTGGGCAAAAGGCCGATTTCCGGCGCCGAGTGTGAGGGTCTCAAAAAGCGCTTCCAGAAAAAGGCCTTGCTGGGGAAGCCAGGTGGAGGTCAAGGCCAAGATTCGGCAGTCGTGTTTAGGGTGGACGGGGAGAAAGGGGTAAGAAGAGAGGGTCTCGGTGCTCACGGGTCATGGCGACGGCAGCGGCTCCGGCCTGCCTCCGTTGCGTCCCCTCGTTCTGTCCGACGTTGCAGGCCCCGCCCCCTTCTCCAAGCGTAACGAAGTCGTCCTTTCCTCCCCGCCCCTTTGAGCCCGGGCTCAGTCTCTCATTGGACAGAAAGAAACACGTGGGGCTGCGAGCCACGCTTCAGCCCGGGCGGATATGGGGCGGAGGTTCGCAGACCGAGTGCGCTGCGTGGGGCGGGGCTTCCTGAGCTAGGCGTTGGGTCGGGCGGGGAGAAAGTAGGCCGGGTCACGTGGGCAGGGTGGCGGTGGAGGGGTGCGGCTGGCGATGTGGCGTTCTCGCGGGCTCGAGCACGTGACTTGGCGGAGTGACCTCATGCGGGGACCGTTTGGGACGCCGGCAAACTCGCCCAAGGGGAACGGTAGGGGATGGAGGGCGGGGTTTTGGGGGTCCGTAATGGTTTACTCTGTTCTGTATTATCAGGACTCTGGTACTTCTGTATTATCAGTACTTGGCCCTTTTACTCAGGATTTATCCCCCAGTAGCCAGCTATGTAGACACGAGTTGTTCACCTATAAGATAAAGTCGGGTACAAACGTAACTTTCAGAAACCCCCTTCCAACTACATTGTACCCTCACCGCAAACCCCTCCCGTAGAAACTAGCAGCCACATCCCGTGTGTCCTAAAACTTCAGTCCTGTTCGTTTCCCACAGAAATAATTGAATGGGAAGATGACAGTAGTTTGGAAATTTTGGAGAACCTGAAAATCACAAACTGTGGAGTTGGATCAGAGACTAAGAGACTGGGAAATACACATACTGTGAGCATTTCTCCCTCTGGACGTTTCCCCAGTATACTACTGGCTTATGAAAGAATAGGGCAGGAAGCCTGGGCATTAAACTCATTCTCCCCAGCTCCACTGTCTGTCTACAGTCCTCCCCACCAGTCCTGAGGAATTCACTG
Coding sequences within:
- the HYPK gene encoding huntingtin-interacting protein K, which encodes MATEGDVELELETETSGPERPPEKPRKHDSGAADLERVTDYAEEKEIQSSNLETAMSVIGDRRSREQKAKQEREKELAKVTIKKEDLELIMTEMEISRAAAERSLREHMGNVVEALIALTN
- the SERINC4 gene encoding serine incorporator 4, coding for MVGAKAVTGPSTSLRLAQRTEVSSIMVNPPFYQVSCCGPVPCTCCCHSRCPLVTESTCSRLFYILLHLGSSAVCCLLLSKTVVERVWGKEHGIQMPSGLCAHLFGHPHCPVLSGSGAVYRVCAGTATFHLLQAVLLVQLHSPTSLRAQLHNSFWLLKLLFLLGLCAVAFCIPDEHLFPAWHYIGICGGFTFILLQLVLITAFAHSWNKNWQTGAAQDCCWFLAVLLATLGFYSMTGVAAALLFHHYTHPAGCLLNKMLLSLHLCFCGLLSFLSIAPCIRLRQPRSGLLQASIISCYIMYLTFSALSSRPPENVFLEGQNHTLCLPVLSKMESQTPDTSLAVLSAGIMYTCVLFACNEASYLAEVFGPLWIVKVYSYEFQKPSLCFCCPETVKPKEGQRAGSVRPADRETSPAPPAQAQHLSYSYSAFHFLFFLASLYVMVTLTNWFSYEGAELEKTFTKGSWATFWVKVASCWACVLLYLGLLLVPLCWSTTQDSQPPPTFRGPGLPRSTTRNCPAQQVPQGHNGQLSPP
- the SERF2 gene encoding small EDRK-rich factor 2 isoform X1, with protein sequence MTRGNQRELARQKNMKKQSDSVKGKRRDDGLSAAARKQSAPSSLPPGTRRSCSRSRKRQTRRRRNPSSFVASCPTLLPFACVPGASPTTLAFSPVVLTGPSTDGIPFALSLQRVPFVLPSPQVASLPLGHAWG
- the SERF2 gene encoding small EDRK-rich factor 2 isoform X2: MTRGNQRELARQKNMKKQSDSVKGKRRDDGLSAAARKQRDSEIMQQKQKKANEKKEEPK